CGACAGGTGGAGGTGAGTGCGGAAACGGCGgccgcagctgccgctggACCGCcgccatatcatatagcaatATTGTTGCCGGAACAGACGCCGACGGTGCTGGGAAAACAGGTGCCACTGGATGAGTCGCCGCCGCCGTCCTATGACAAGATACTCGTGTAGGTTTGGCTTGGGTTAGCGCTTTGGTTTTATTTAGGAATTGAGCATCAATTTCAGTTAGGAACCAACTATAAACCCAATCCGACATACAGAATACTTTTGCTCAATATTTTTCTAATGatatcaaaatttatataaacatatacacaGCAAAAATGACATTTGcaaatagatatacatatatactatacacatacatatacatataactataaatataaagaaaagtatatttttaagctccaattaatatttttacacttTGAACTTTCTAATCCAAGACACAAGCCCAAAATCCAGTCTCTCTACTTACTATGTATCATTTTTGTTCTGTGATATGCtcaaaagaaaatcatacGAAATAAACCAATAGAGGCAAAGCAAAGCGAAATAAGTAAACCAGTATATAGAAGAAAATAGTTGCCATTTAGTACTTTatgaaaatgtgaaacacaAAACTAAATACACATCAAGCAGCCAAACAGTATTATTAGTCAGTAGTCACTTAAGTAACAACTACTCATATGcaacgtaaataaataatatcaaggtggaatataatacaaataaataaagtacgAATTGATTGCAAAGCTTTGCCTTAAATGCTTAACGGCTGCTTCATGTATAATATCGATTAAAAATTGTACTAGACGATTTATTAAATATCGCATATGGTGACACTGACAACATATGCTTCAATATaactatcgatagttatcATGGAGCTGCCAACTTAATGCGATAGATAATTTTCAACTATCTCTCTGGCTAGTTGCctggcatttgtttatttaattgtttaccTTTAAATATAATCGAAAATGACTCGACATGCACGCAATTGCACCGCCGGAGCTGTTTACACGTACAACGAGAAAAAACGCGATGCAGCCGAATCTGGATATGGGACGAATGCCAAGCGGCTTGGCAAGGATTCAGTAAAATCATTCGATTGCTGCTCGTTGACATTGCAGCCGTGCAGGAATCCGGTGGTAACCAAAGATGGTTACCTCTTCGACAAGGAGGCCATTCTGCAGTACATTGTCACCAAAAAGAACGAATACAGCCGCAGACTAAAGGAATACGAGCGCCTGCGTCGCGTCGAGCAAAACGAATTGGCTCAGGAGGCAACTGATAGGCAACTGGAGCGCATGGAGCAATTTGTTAATGCCGGAAAGCCAACCACAACTCCTTCCCATAAGCTGATCGCTACTGTTGCAAAGACCACACAGCCGGATGCCAGGCCAagcacatcagcagcagcagcaacgagcTCAAGATCCAACAGCTCCATTTCTAACATGGCCAACGGCCATGAGAAGAAGCTGCCTAGTTTTTGGCTACCCTCAGAGTGTCCCAATGCAGGCGCTGCTCGGGCTCAGAAGCCCGACCCTACCATTTATTGCCCCGTCTCGCAGCAGCCGCTAAGGGTCAAGGATCTAATCGATGTTAAGTTCACGCTGCTCAAGGATGGGGACAACAAACGTTCGCTTATTGCCAAGGAGGCGCGCTACATGTGCCCCATCACACACGACGTACTGAGCAATGCGGTGGCATGTGCCGTGCTGCGTCCCACGTAAGTTAGGATTGAGGAATTATTAATGAAAATGCTTATAATTCACGTATATTTTCAGTGGCGATGTGGTCACCATGGAGTGCGTTGAGAAGCTCATTCGCAAGGACATGATACATCCCCTTACCGATCGCAAACTGAAGGATAAGGACATAATACCGCTGCAGCGTGTTAGTACAAAAATGGACAAATTAACGAAGTTTATATTTCTATACAATCGAATTTTATCCTAACAGGGCGGCACTGGCTATTCGACCACCAATGACAATCTGGAAGGCAAGGAAAAGAGGCCCATGCTGCAAGTTTAGATTGACTATGAATTTCAACAATGCTTAAACCAGCTccaaaatctaaaaaaaataccaTTAGTTGTGCTTTTTAAATGAACCTCTGCTCTAAAGAGGCCGCCCACTGAAAACTAGACCCATGACTTCCCCATCCTAGCTCATCAGGGCTTCACAATGGGCCTCCAGATAAACTCAAATCCTTTTTTGAGTGATCGTAGAGTTGAACATGCTCTAAATTAATACACTGCAATTGTTTGTTCCACATAATTTTGAAATCTAGCAGATGAATAATTGAAGAATAGTATTTTCTAAGTTGTATTGACCTTGTTTGCTACCTTGACACAATtacccaacaaaataatagATAAGTCTTGACAAAATAATGATACATGTGCTCGTGATAAAAATGCTGATAAATGATTCATAATTACCTTGAAAATTGCCATAAAAAGCCGAAAAAATGTTCGAATTTGCAACAAACCAAAGTTAGCAACAGTTCCCACAATACAAGATGTGCCAGCTGAAAGAACTCATCAAGCCAATCTGTTTAGTGCTCCTGGCAGTAGGACTACCCTCCAGTCAGGCGGATGTCTTTCCACAGTGTGCCAATGTGGATGTGGATACCTTTGTCATGGCCATAGACGATTGCGCCAGCTACATCTATTGCAATGGCGAGAACTCCTTCAGGGACAGCTGCCCGAATCAAACGTATTTCGATGCAAAGGCGCAAGAATGCGCCTTCGACGATGCTGGTGTTTGCTTGGAAGCTAGCGGgacgacaacagcagctgcgctGCCTAGTGAAAATAATGATGAATTGCAGGCTGCCAGCACTGCGCCTGCGGCTCCAGAGGACACGCCAGCTCCAGCAGGCAGTAGGCCACATTGCGATGCCAGCGGCGATGGCTATCATCCGCATCCGGAGCGCTGCGAGTATTATTACAGCTGCATCGGCGGCTATTTGACCATAGTGCGTTGTCCCTACACCTACGGCTGGGATTATGCGCAGCAGCAGTGCAAGCCCTTGTCGGAGGCGCAATGTTTTAGCTTATAGGCAGCTCTTGCAAAACCCTAGATTAATAATAGTATTTTGGGCTAACCCAAATTCGCAAGGCGAGCGCTCGAGttgacaataataaataagtatttcTGGCATTTTAATGAATTGAAAAAGTGCAGCCCCTTTCGGGGGGGGATTTGGCCCAGCAGCGCCTCCAATGCGCCTCCATTTGTATGTGTCAGGCGTTGTCAACATAATTCAACAGCGGCAGGTaccaaaatttatttttgtaaatttttgtcGGCTGCAGCTTCcacatttttattgcaaattaataatGCACACGAATTGTGAGATTTTCTCATTtgagtgtgtgcgcgtgtgtgtgtgtgtgtgtgtgcgtgtgtgtatgtcaaTTGTGTCTCGAGTAGCAGATGGACTACAACTTGATGCTCATTATGTGCATTATgaataaacaaatgttttgattaactaaattttgttgcagccaattaattaaacaacaaatttgcgaGTACAAAACTGCAACAATTTCTCTTCGCTGGCTGCTTGCTCATTAATTAGAACATGGAACCAacgaagacgacgacgacgacgacgatgatgacgatgatgctgctgttgatgagATCGAGATCGTTAGGAGCTGAGCAAagacatccacatccacagcgaagacaacgacgacggcgacgagcgagaaatcaaatcaacaaaacaaatggcaacaacaacaagaagagaaaaaaaaaaaaacaacagcagcaacagcatcgaAAGGCGCACAGAAAAAATTGTCAAGAGATGGACATtcgaaaaatagaaaatctccAACTAAAGCCGAAAGAATTGAAACATTTTCGGATATTTTCATTTCAGATGCGAGCAGCAAACGGTTAACAAAGGTGCGCGCTTGGCTAAGCtgagaaaagaaaatgcaCGCCATGAAAATTTAATCGAAATCTTTGCGCGAAAAACCATGAAAATTCACACTatgcaaaaattgaaataaataaaataatacaaaattaaatatgcaggatatgcaaaaataaatataaattaaaacaaaattgtgtTTGGTGcagaaatttttattaaaaagtgccaaaataataataataataacaggtgtacaaaataataatttaactaAAAGCTTAGATAAACAAAAGCGCCTAAAGAATGTGTCAGaaaaatgtggaaaaaaaagtgacacaataaaaaaataaaaataaaaatttgattaaGCGCGTGGctagcaaaaaatatataaaaatatatgtaaatacaagATCGGCAGGCCGAATTCTAAATGCCCTTGCATACATTCCTATATTCAATTTACgagttaataaaaatgtaaatatatatacagctgATCGATATATTAGTACGATCTGTAGCACATATGCGTTATCTATGCGAGGTTTCATGCAGTtagctttaaattgtttgagaaTGGATTTGCGGGAAAACAGATTTAGATTCTACTTCTGTTGCTTAtaaggaatatatatctaaaggGGATATCACCTTCTCTATGTTACACACTTTATGGCAAAGCCATACTAccttctgcaagggtatataCATAGAGCATAAAGCTCACATAAATTAGAAACATAGAGCAAAAACcaaactatataaaaatgcCGTTCTTAAGCTGAATAATTAGCAGAAAAGTAAACGTGAAAAAATATCATGAGAATGTAGGCATATACAGGCAAAgtatcaattaaaataaaataaaaatgcaccAAGCTCAAAAAATCATACAAAACTAAGAAATCTGTGAGAAAGATGAACGCCTCAGTGGACttttattaaatgttaatctttgataaatttataa
The sequence above is a segment of the Drosophila virilis strain 15010-1051.87 chromosome 3, Dvir_AGI_RSII-ME, whole genome shotgun sequence genome. Coding sequences within it:
- the LOC6622449 gene encoding chondroitin proteoglycan-2; the encoded protein is MCQLKELIKPICLVLLAVGLPSSQADVFPQCANVDVDTFVMAIDDCASYIYCNGENSFRDSCPNQTYFDAKAQECAFDDAGVCLEASGTTTAAALPSENNDELQAASTAPAAPEDTPAPAGSRPHCDASGDGYHPHPERCEYYYSCIGGYLTIVRCPYTYGWDYAQQQCKPLSEAQCFSL
- the LOC6622360 gene encoding nitric oxide synthase-interacting protein homolog translates to MTRHARNCTAGAVYTYNEKKRDAAESGYGTNAKRLGKDSVKSFDCCSLTLQPCRNPVVTKDGYLFDKEAILQYIVTKKNEYSRRLKEYERLRRVEQNELAQEATDRQLERMEQFVNAGKPTTTPSHKLIATVAKTTQPDARPSTSAAAATSSRSNSSISNMANGHEKKLPSFWLPSECPNAGAARAQKPDPTIYCPVSQQPLRVKDLIDVKFTLLKDGDNKRSLIAKEARYMCPITHDVLSNAVACAVLRPTGDVVTMECVEKLIRKDMIHPLTDRKLKDKDIIPLQRGGTGYSTTNDNLEGKEKRPMLQV